In the genome of Pseudomonas sp. P5_109, one region contains:
- a CDS encoding MFS transporter — protein sequence MDTMTENDYLIAWGLYAFAALGCLLVWMRLTRWMWRWLREPLRLVMAVLLFSPTIIDPVKDKVAPAIAITALDLLFKVGNNAWRAISDLFMYGMIAFGLYLVLVAIRFPIERASNARKEREAATKAAVRADEREDDQPFGGAGDDRYGRPPVPSNPQRMRVEPRL from the coding sequence ATGGACACCATGACCGAGAACGACTATCTGATCGCTTGGGGCCTCTACGCCTTTGCCGCTTTGGGCTGCCTGTTGGTGTGGATGCGCTTGACCCGCTGGATGTGGCGTTGGCTACGAGAGCCGCTGCGCCTGGTGATGGCCGTGCTCCTGTTCAGCCCGACCATCATTGACCCGGTCAAGGATAAAGTCGCACCGGCCATCGCCATTACCGCGCTCGACCTGCTGTTCAAGGTCGGCAACAACGCCTGGCGGGCGATTTCCGATCTGTTCATGTACGGCATGATCGCGTTCGGCCTGTATCTGGTGCTGGTGGCGATCCGTTTCCCCATCGAGCGCGCTTCCAACGCCCGCAAGGAACGTGAGGCTGCCACCAAGGCCGCCGTCCGCGCCGACGAGCGTGAGGATGATCAACCATTCGGCGGTGCCGGCGATGATCGTTACGGTCGTCCACCCGTGCCGAGCAATCCTCAGCGGATGCGAGTGGAACCCCGTCTGTAA
- a CDS encoding DUF2937 family protein gives MLLSYLRLVLFAAGLLIGVQVPGFINDYAKRVEAHLIEAQASLSGFQGTANQFFKGDMQALVAHYRASEDPIFRSDADSLSNLLTRQLALDKQFQAMQGPWYIRFLQVVLAADPDIRKETWNGYSYQILLTPEAMIWGMSGALLLSFGIECLFRLIDWVVLGGRRLRQSRPIEERDLRGL, from the coding sequence ATGTTGCTCAGTTATCTACGGCTGGTGTTGTTTGCCGCGGGCCTGTTGATCGGTGTCCAGGTGCCGGGGTTCATCAACGATTACGCCAAGCGAGTCGAAGCGCATCTGATTGAAGCGCAGGCCAGCCTGAGCGGGTTTCAAGGTACGGCCAACCAGTTCTTCAAGGGTGACATGCAGGCCCTGGTGGCCCATTACCGCGCCAGCGAAGATCCGATCTTTCGCAGCGATGCCGACAGCCTGAGCAACCTGCTGACCCGCCAGCTGGCGCTGGACAAGCAATTCCAGGCAATGCAGGGGCCGTGGTACATCCGCTTCCTGCAAGTGGTGCTGGCCGCTGATCCGGACATCCGCAAGGAAACCTGGAATGGCTACAGCTACCAGATCCTGTTGACGCCTGAAGCGATGATCTGGGGCATGAGCGGCGCGTTGCTGCTGTCGTTCGGGATCGAATGCCTGTTTCGCCTGATTGACTGGGTGGTGTTGGGCGGCAGGCGTCTGCGCCAGAGCCGGCCAATCGAAGAGCGGGATTTGCGCGGGTTGTAA
- a CDS encoding LysR family transcriptional regulator, protein MNLKFLETFVWVARLKSFRLTADKLFTTQASISSRIAVLEGELGVKLFLRDSRGVSLTPEGLKVLDYAEQMLDTMQALKQSIETRSSKAGRVRIGVMDTVIHTWLSPLVAQMTDHYPLVEIELVADTSLNLCDQLQKGFLDVILQTDLLRQESVRSLELASHPMGWIVASNSIYNREYSGIADLAGERIITYSKNSHPHQEVLALMQANGVLAPRLNCVNSVSAITRLLRDGFGIGALPPVLVAEELARGELTLLDIDQRPPDLQVVVSWRVGVEWVEEIVALCQQVLEEYAQKVGEDYITLAD, encoded by the coding sequence ATGAACCTGAAGTTTCTCGAGACCTTTGTCTGGGTCGCCCGACTCAAGAGTTTTCGCCTGACCGCCGACAAGCTCTTCACCACTCAGGCCTCTATTTCCAGCCGAATTGCGGTGCTTGAAGGCGAGCTTGGGGTAAAGCTGTTCCTGCGGGATTCGCGCGGCGTGAGCCTGACACCCGAAGGCCTGAAAGTGCTCGATTACGCCGAGCAGATGCTGGACACCATGCAGGCACTCAAGCAGTCGATCGAGACCCGTTCGAGCAAGGCCGGACGGGTGCGCATCGGCGTGATGGACACGGTGATCCATACCTGGCTCAGCCCGTTGGTGGCGCAGATGACCGATCACTACCCGCTGGTGGAAATCGAGTTGGTGGCCGATACATCGCTCAACCTCTGCGATCAGCTGCAAAAAGGCTTTCTCGATGTGATCCTGCAGACCGACCTGCTGCGCCAGGAAAGCGTGCGCAGCCTGGAACTGGCCAGCCACCCCATGGGCTGGATTGTCGCCAGCAACTCCATTTACAACCGCGAGTATTCAGGCATCGCTGACCTGGCGGGCGAGCGGATCATCACCTACTCGAAAAACTCCCACCCGCACCAGGAAGTGCTCGCCCTGATGCAAGCCAACGGTGTACTGGCGCCGCGACTGAACTGTGTGAACTCGGTGTCGGCGATTACCCGGTTGTTGCGCGATGGCTTTGGTATCGGCGCCTTGCCACCGGTGCTGGTGGCCGAGGAACTGGCGCGGGGCGAGTTGACCTTGCTGGACATTGATCAGCGACCACCCGACCTGCAGGTGGTGGTGTCGTGGCGGGTGGGCGTAGAGTGGGTCGAGGAGATTGTCGCGCTGTGTCAGCAAGTGCTTGAGGAGTATGCGCAGAAGGTGGGTGAGGACTACATCACCCTGGCTGACTGA
- a CDS encoding cyclic nucleotide-binding domain-containing protein, translating to MPESTFLNNEIRDWLMDCGLFNQLLPADFAAASGYFSISTIAQGEEIFQEGDAGSFMCIIHTGQVAVQKTTADGQRVTIATLRSGRSFGEMAVLDGERRSASCVAASDCQLLNLGKDSLEKMLNDAPKIAAKTIRALAVSLSKRLRMADGQLLSQQV from the coding sequence ATGCCTGAATCAACCTTTCTGAACAACGAAATTCGCGACTGGCTGATGGACTGCGGCCTGTTCAATCAATTGCTGCCAGCGGACTTCGCCGCGGCGTCGGGTTACTTCAGTATCAGCACCATTGCCCAGGGCGAGGAAATCTTCCAGGAGGGTGATGCCGGCAGCTTCATGTGCATCATCCACACCGGTCAGGTGGCGGTGCAGAAAACCACCGCTGACGGGCAACGCGTCACCATCGCCACCTTGCGCAGCGGCCGCTCGTTCGGCGAGATGGCCGTGCTCGACGGCGAACGGCGTTCGGCCAGTTGCGTAGCCGCGAGCGATTGCCAGTTGCTCAACCTGGGCAAGGACTCGCTGGAAAAAATGCTCAACGACGCACCGAAAATCGCCGCCAAGACCATTCGCGCCCTCGCCGTGTCCCTGTCCAAGCGCCTGCGCATGGCCGACGGCCAGTTGCTTTCGCAGCAGGTCTAG
- a CDS encoding class II glutamine amidotransferase: MCELLGMSANVPTDIVFSFTGLMQRGGRTGPHRDGWGIAFYEGRGLRLFQDPAASCESEVANLVQRYPIKSEVVIGHIRQANVGKVCLSNTHPFVRELWGRNWCFAHNGQLADFQPTTSFYRPVGDTDSEAAFCDLLNRVRAAFPEPVEVEELLPDLVAACAEYRSKGVFNCLLSDGDWLFCYCSTKLAQITRRAPFGPARLKDVDVIVDFQAETTPNDVVTVIATEPLTENETWTRYEPGQWSLWRRGECVSQGMTE; this comes from the coding sequence ATGTGTGAGTTATTGGGCATGAGTGCCAATGTCCCGACCGATATCGTGTTCAGCTTCACCGGGCTGATGCAGCGCGGCGGACGCACCGGCCCGCATCGCGATGGCTGGGGCATTGCCTTCTATGAAGGCCGTGGGCTGCGGCTGTTCCAGGATCCGGCGGCGAGCTGCGAGTCGGAAGTCGCGAACCTGGTGCAACGCTATCCAATCAAGAGTGAAGTGGTGATCGGGCACATCCGCCAGGCCAACGTCGGCAAGGTCTGCCTGTCCAACACTCACCCGTTCGTCCGTGAACTGTGGGGGCGCAACTGGTGTTTCGCCCATAACGGCCAGTTGGCTGACTTTCAGCCAACGACCAGTTTCTACCGCCCCGTTGGCGATACCGACAGCGAAGCGGCATTTTGCGATTTGCTTAACCGCGTACGGGCGGCGTTCCCCGAGCCGGTCGAGGTCGAAGAACTGCTGCCGGACCTGGTGGCCGCTTGCGCCGAATACCGCAGCAAGGGTGTGTTCAATTGCCTGCTCAGCGATGGCGACTGGCTGTTCTGCTATTGCTCGACCAAGCTGGCGCAAATCACCCGTCGCGCACCGTTTGGCCCGGCGCGCTTGAAGGATGTCGACGTGATCGTCGATTTTCAGGCCGAAACCACGCCAAATGATGTGGTCACTGTCATCGCCACCGAACCCCTGACCGAAAACGAAACCTGGACCCGCTACGAACCGGGTCAATGGAGCCTGTGGCGACGCGGCGAATGCGTCAGCCAGGGCATGACCGAATAA
- a CDS encoding S9 family peptidase gives MPLSANIHDAPIAHKAEGSDPYAWLQERDTDAVLDYLKAENSYQETQTADQAGLRETLFEEIKGRILETDLSLPSPWGPYLYYTRTTAGDEYARHYRCPRPADDSLTLDESREQLLLDPNELANGGFFSLGAFSISPDHQRLAYSVDSSGDEIYTLFVKELSDGRVSELGFQDCDGSMTWANDSLTLFFGELDDTHRPHKLYRYRLDGTAAEEVFHEPDGRFFMHCYRSSSERQLLLSVGSKTTSEAWVLDANQPQQAFTCIAPRVEDHEYDVDHGVLDGQWTWFIRSNRDGINFALYTAIDTGVAPTEADWQNLIPHSDTVMIDGISLNTGAMTLSLRVGGLPIIEVHPQGLAPYRVQLPDAAYSLHVQNSLEFESERIRLRYEALNRPAQIRQLELATGEQKVLKQTPVLGPFDADAYVSQRLWATAPDGTQVPISLVIKRTDLGKPVPLYLYGYGAYGESLDPWFSHARLSLLDRGMAFAIAHVRGGGELGEAWYRAGKQEHKHNTFSDFIACAEHLITQGFTTAPQLAISGGSAGGLLIGAVLNQRPELFGAAIAEVPFVDVLNTMLDPDLPLTVTEYDEWGNPEEPDVHDRIKAYAPYENVSAQAYPATLVIAGYNDSRVQYWEAAKWVAKLRATKTDSNPLLLKTELGAGHGGMSGRYQGLRDVALEYAFLFKVLGIA, from the coding sequence ATGCCCCTATCCGCCAACATTCACGACGCTCCGATTGCCCACAAGGCTGAAGGCTCCGACCCGTATGCCTGGCTGCAAGAGCGCGACACCGATGCAGTGCTCGACTATCTGAAAGCCGAAAACAGCTATCAGGAAACGCAAACCGCCGACCAGGCCGGGCTGCGCGAAACCCTGTTCGAGGAGATCAAGGGGCGGATTCTCGAGACTGATTTGTCCCTGCCCTCGCCGTGGGGACCGTATCTGTACTACACCCGCACCACGGCGGGCGATGAGTACGCCCGGCACTACCGCTGCCCGCGTCCGGCCGATGACAGCCTGACCCTCGACGAAAGCCGCGAACAACTGTTGCTGGACCCCAACGAACTGGCCAATGGCGGCTTTTTTTCGCTTGGGGCGTTCAGCATCAGCCCGGACCATCAGCGCCTGGCCTACAGCGTCGACTCCAGCGGCGACGAGATTTACACGTTGTTCGTGAAGGAGTTGTCCGACGGCCGCGTCAGCGAACTGGGATTCCAGGACTGTGACGGCAGCATGACCTGGGCCAACGACAGCCTGACGCTGTTCTTTGGCGAACTGGACGACACCCATCGCCCGCATAAGCTGTATCGCTATCGTCTGGACGGCACGGCGGCCGAGGAAGTGTTCCATGAGCCGGACGGTCGCTTCTTCATGCATTGCTACCGTTCAAGCTCCGAGCGGCAATTGTTGCTGTCCGTGGGCAGCAAGACCACCAGCGAGGCCTGGGTCCTCGATGCCAACCAGCCGCAGCAAGCCTTTACCTGCATCGCGCCACGGGTCGAGGATCATGAGTACGACGTCGACCACGGCGTACTCGACGGTCAATGGACCTGGTTCATTCGCAGCAACCGTGACGGCATCAATTTCGCCTTGTACACGGCCATCGACACCGGCGTAGCACCCACCGAAGCCGACTGGCAGAACCTGATCCCCCACAGCGACACGGTGATGATCGACGGCATCAGCCTGAACACCGGGGCCATGACCCTGAGCCTGCGGGTTGGCGGTTTGCCGATCATCGAGGTGCACCCGCAAGGCCTGGCGCCTTATCGCGTGCAATTGCCGGATGCGGCCTACAGCCTGCACGTGCAAAACAGCCTGGAGTTCGAAAGCGAGCGGATTCGCCTGCGCTACGAAGCGCTGAACCGTCCGGCGCAAATCCGTCAGCTTGAACTGGCAACCGGCGAGCAGAAAGTCCTCAAGCAAACCCCGGTGCTCGGCCCGTTCGATGCCGACGCCTACGTCAGCCAGCGCCTGTGGGCCACTGCGCCGGACGGTACACAAGTGCCGATCAGCCTGGTGATCAAGCGCACAGACCTCGGCAAGCCGGTGCCGCTGTACCTCTACGGCTATGGCGCCTATGGCGAAAGCCTCGACCCATGGTTTTCCCATGCGCGCCTGAGCCTGCTGGATCGCGGCATGGCGTTTGCCATTGCCCACGTGCGCGGCGGTGGCGAACTGGGGGAAGCCTGGTATCGCGCCGGCAAGCAGGAGCACAAGCACAACACCTTCAGCGACTTCATCGCCTGCGCCGAACACCTGATCACCCAAGGCTTCACCACTGCCCCGCAGTTGGCGATCAGCGGCGGCAGCGCCGGTGGCCTGCTGATCGGCGCGGTGCTCAATCAACGGCCGGAGCTGTTTGGCGCCGCCATCGCCGAAGTGCCGTTCGTCGACGTACTCAACACCATGCTCGACCCTGACCTGCCATTGACCGTCACGGAGTACGACGAATGGGGCAACCCTGAAGAACCGGACGTCCATGATCGGATCAAGGCCTACGCCCCGTACGAAAACGTCAGCGCGCAAGCTTATCCGGCGACCCTGGTGATCGCCGGCTACAACGACAGCCGTGTGCAGTATTGGGAAGCCGCCAAGTGGGTGGCGAAATTGCGCGCGACCAAGACCGACAGCAATCCGCTATTGCTCAAGACTGAACTGGGTGCCGGGCATGGCGGGATGAGCGGTCGATATCAGGGATTGCGTGACGTGGCGCTCGAATATGCGTTTTTGTTCAAGGTATTGGGCATTGCCTGA